The window AAATGCGTGAAGTAGGTGTAGAACATGCGCTCCATCAATGCCGCGAATTAAAAGCGTACGGTGTCCCTGGGATTCATTTTTATATGCTCAATAAATCTTATTCGGTAAAAAAGATTTTAAAAAACAAATAAATTATTTTTACCTGCTTATATTCAAACCACTATTTCTTCTCATTTTGAAAAGCACCCCGCCAATAAGTGGGTATAATATTACCCATAAAATAGAGATAATAGAATTAATTAAAGTAATTTCATATACTTATAATATATAAAAAATAACCAAAATGGCATCATTATTGCTTTCCCTCTTGGCATAGGGAAAGATTAAAGGAGCAATGCTATGAAGATTCGTTTTACGATAGTAACAGCGTTTTTTGTTATCACATCATTTTTTACCACAGTGGCACAAGCTGCAACCTGGTATGCAAGCCCTACGGGTTCGGCACAGGCAAGCGGTACATCGGATGCAGATCCTACCGATTTGGTTACCGCCATCTCTACTCTTGCCCAAGATGGAGATACCCTTCAATTAGCTTCTGGTACTTATCTTTTATCTGATAGCATTCGCATTAACCGAGCTGTTCATATTATAGGTGCAGGACGCGGACAAAGCATCTTAAACGGCAGTGG is drawn from bacterium and contains these coding sequences:
- a CDS encoding methylenetetrahydrofolate reductase: MREVGVEHALHQCRELKAYGVPGIHFYMLNKSYSVKKILKNK